A genomic segment from Nicotiana sylvestris chromosome 1, ASM39365v2, whole genome shotgun sequence encodes:
- the LOC104245914 gene encoding nuclear pore complex protein NUP62, whose protein sequence is MSTGFSFSSSSSPFSFSSNPSFSSTPNTAAATVSSSFSFSNPNPSPATSAPFGFGSSASSASSCPSFSFAGFGSSSTGASTASFGFSSSASSGSSPTPGLFGSSSGSGTTSNLLGSSSGSGTTTNLFGSTTSASSSPLFGTTSATAAANSSPFGSSALFGSSSTPSRGLFGSVSGSGSSSSLGLFGSSSSSLFSSPLTASSTATAATTTSTTFSSTTPFGFSGSASSASAFSSPAFSFASSAAASSASFAPSFSQSSAATTTSVSSAPGFSLATSSTSSAAPAAFSLSTPNSPAPAFPLSASSSAAPAFSLSAIVSSSPAPAFSLSASSSAAPAFSLSAKASSSPAPAFSFSTAFGTTPASVSSSSPSPFSASTSLSFSVTKGTGSSAAASSAPSLTTAFPFNTSSSTASSSATPVSKPASTGFSIASSPLFSTVTTTTTTSISTTATATGASSAVSTTSGTGTGSSLTFPAFNAAPSSSASTTSAAAPTTSFSLSSKTSASTAAVPSFSVPSTTSGAATSSAAPTSSALTATASSGTTSTSTVAATSTPKLPSEITGKSVEEIIKEWNAELQERAAKFRKQANAIADWDKRILQNRDILLRLESEVAKVVETQTSLERQLELIETHQEEVDKALQSMEEEADRIYKDERGVILDDEAASTRDAMYEQAEFVEREMEKMTEQIKSIINTLNASQGGELEAPDGMTPLDVVVRILNNQLSSLMWIDEKAEEFSSRIQKLANEGSAANRELTGPKLWLTR, encoded by the exons ATGTCGACAGGCTTTTCATTCTCCTCCTCTTCTTCGCCCTTCTCCTTCTCTTCAAACCCGTCTTTTTCCTCCACGCCTAACACCGCTGCTGCTACCGTTTCTTCCTCATTTTCCttctcaaaccctaaccctagccccGCCACGTCTGCTCCTTTTGGATTTGGCTCTTCTGCTTCTTCAGCCTCTTCCTGTCCTTCCTTTTCTTTCGCCGGTTTCGGCTCTTCTTCTACCGGTGCTTCTACAGCGTCGTTTGGCTTTTCATCTAGTGCTTCTTCTGGTTCCAGTCCCACACCCGGCTTATTCGGATCTTCTTCCGGTTCGGGTACCACTTCAAACTTACTCGGATCTTCGTCCGGTTCTGGTACCACTACGAACCTGTTCGGATCCACTACATCTGCTAGTAGTTCCCCATTGTTTGGGACAACTTCAGCTACCGCCGCTGCCAATTCATCCCCCTTCGGTAGTTCTGCACTTTTCGGGTCGTCAAGTACTCCGTCGCGGGGCTTGTTTGGGTCGGTCTCTGGTTCGGGTTCAAGTTCAAGCTTGGGCTTATTtggttcttcttcatcttctctgtTTTCATCACCATTAACTGCTTCTTCTACTGCAACTGCAGCAACTACTACTAGCACTACTTTTTCTTCCACCACTCCATTCGGTTTTTCTGGTTCGGCCTCATCAGCATCCGCATTTTCTTCACCGGCATTTTCGTTTGCCAGCTCAGCAGCTGCCAGTTCAGCATCTTTTGCCCCGTCATTTTCACAGTCAAGTGCTGCAACCACCACTTCGGTATCTTCTGCACCGGGATTTTCACTCGCCACGTCATCAACTAGTTCAGCAGCACCTGCAGCGTTTTCATTATCAACGCCAAATTCACCTGCACCTGCATTTCCATTATCAGCGTCAAGTTCAGCAGCACCTGCATTTTCATTATCAGCGATAGTGTCTAGTTCACCTGCACCTGCATTTTCATTATCAGCGTCAAGTTCAGCAGCACCTGCATTTTCATTATCAGCGAAAGCGTCTAGCTCACCTGCACCAGCATTTTCCTTTTCAACTGCATTTGGGACCACGCCAGCTTCAGTCTCTTCATCATCGCCATCGCCTTTTTCAGCTTCTACTTCTCTGTCATTTTCAGTTACAAAAGGGACAGGAAGCTCTGCAGCCGCTTCGAGTGCTCCTTCACTGACTACTGCTTTTCCATTTAATACGTCTTCCAGTACTGCTTCTTCAAGTGCAACCCCGGTGTCCAAACCTGCTAGTACCGGTTTTTCAATTGCTTCATCGCCTTTGTTTTCGACagttactactactactaccaccagCATTTCTACCACTGCAACTGCTACGGGAGCTTCCTCTGCTGTTTCTACAACTAGTGGAACCGGGACTGGTTCATCTCTGACATTTCCTGCATTTAATGCTGCACCCTCTTCTTCAGCTTCAACAACAAGTGCTGCTGCTCCAACCACAAGTTTTTCGCTGTCTAGCAAAACATCTGCATCAACTGCGGCTGTGCCAAGCTTTA GTGTCCCAAGCACAACTTCTGGCGCTGCAACAAGTTCAGCAGCTCCGACATCATCAGCCTTGACTGCAACTGCTAGTAGTGG GACTACTTCAACTTCTACTGTAGCTGCCACTTCCACACCGAAATTACCTTCAGAAATTACAGGAAAGTCTGTAGAAGAG ATCATCAAGGAATGGAACGCTGAGCTGCAAGAACGCGCTGCAAAATTTAGAAAGCAGGCTAATGCAATAGCTGACTGGGACAAAAGGATCTTGCAGAACCGTGATATTCTTCTCAGACTAGAG AGCGAAGTTGCAAAGGTTGTTGAGACACAAACCAGCTTAGAGCGACAACTGGAGCTAATTGAGACTCATCAGGAAGAG GTTGACAAGGCATTGCAAAGCATGGAAGAAGAAGCTGACAGAATTTACAAAGATGAGAGAGGTGTGATTCTTGATGATGAAGCTGCATCAACAAGGGATGCAAT GTATGAACAGGCTGAGTTTGTGGAGAGGGAAATGGAGAAGATGACAGAGCAGATCAAGTCAATCATTAATACACTTAATGCGAGCCAG GGTGGAGAACTTGAGGCACCAGATGGAATGACACCGCTTGATGTTGTTGTCCGAATCTTAAACAATCAATTGAGTTCACTGATGTGGATTGATGAAAAG GCTGAAGAATTCTCTTCTCGTATTCAGAAGCTTGCAAACGAAGGATCTGCTGCCAATCGTGAATTAACGGGCCCTAAATTATGGTTGACTCGATGA
- the LOC104245915 gene encoding uncharacterized protein, whose protein sequence is MGGGAMLPPFTSTVGLSNNSSSFNFPHSLSSICNTSFEESWVKNRCIDYGPKSETLDIESFDDEKGTKGSPYDWVFGSVPSSWEVEKAMSDLQSFMSGCNDPKEEMNQSSLLQSHGYARFYDAFRMLQNEPPIQRLVVSLASDRAVWEATMNNKAVQNLQGSLICAAEGKESQSSTEESDIGSLVVKWIMGITTSKLAELIQSVGSLLSEIFSEILEPAKKENPTSELSDLLEEKLRSSFLLSVVLLLIVVVTRTQGA, encoded by the exons ATGGGGGGAGGAGCCATGTTGCCACCATTTACTAGTACAGTAGGACTATCCAACAACTCTTCCAGTTTCAATTTTCCCCATTCTTTGTCATCAATTTGTAACACATCCTTTGAAGAATCTTGGGTCAAGAATCGGTGTATTGATTATGGGCCAAAATCTGAGACTCTTGATATTGAATCATTTGATGATGAAAAAGGAACAAAAGGGTCTCCTTATGACTGGGTATTTGGTTCTGTGCCATCTAGCTGGGAGGTTGAAAAGGCTATGTCTGATCTCCAAAG TTTCATGAGTGGGTGTAATGATCCTAAAGAAGAGATGAATCAGTCGAGTCTGCTGCAGTCCCATGGATATGCAAGATTTTATGATGCTTTTCGTATGCTTCAAAATGAACCACCAATTCAg AGATTGGTTGTTTCCTTAGCTAGTGATAGAGCTGTTTGGGAAGCTACGATGAACAACAAGGCTGTTCAGAATCTGCAAGGCTCACTCATATGTGCAG CTGAAGGGAAAGAATCTCAGAGCTCAACTGAGGAGTCAGACATCGGATCCCTGGTAGTGAAATGGATTATGGGCATCACAACTTCAAAACTCGCGGAGCTGATCCAATCAGTGGGATCATTGTTGAGTGAAATATTCAGTGAAATACTTGAACCAGCCAAGAAAGAAAACCCCACTTCAGAACTGTCTGATCTCTTGGAAGAGAAGCTTAGATCTTCTTTCCTTTTATCAGTTGTTCTGTTGTTGATTGTGGTCGTGACAAGAACCCAAGGAGCTTGA
- the LOC104245916 gene encoding elongation factor G-2, mitochondrial, translated as MARSARSSTTRLLYNICSSTKRTTPLNLQHPPQSPIAALLAGNFQLLHYAASSTATARVRDEKEAAWRESLEKVRNIGISAHIDSGKTTLTERVLFYTGRIHEIHEVRGKDGVGAKMDSMDLEREKGITIQSAATYCTWKDYQVNIIDTPGHVDFTIEVERALRVLDGAILVLCSVGGVQSQSITVDRQMRRYEVPRLAFINKLDRMGADPWKVLNQARSKLRHHSAAVQVPIGLEDDFKGLIDLVQLKAYYFHGSSGEKIVTEDIPANMEAIASEKRRELIEAVSEVDDKLAEAFLNDEPISSAELEAAIRRATIARKFVPFFMGSAFKNKGVQTLLDGVLNYLPCPVEVSNYALDQTKNEEKVTLTGSPTGPLVALAFKLEEGRFGQLTYLRIYEGVIRKGDFIINVNTGKRIKVPRLVRMHSNEMEDIQEAHAGQIVAVFGVDCASGDTFTDGSVKYTMTSMNVPEPVMSLAVSPVSKDSGGQFSKALNRFQREDPTFRVGLDAESGETIISGMGELHLDIYVERIRREYKVEAQVGKPRVNFRETITKRADFDYLHKKQSGGQGQYGRVIGYVEPLEQGSSSKFEFDNMLVGQAIPSNFVPAIEKGFREAANSGSLIGHPVENIRVVLTDGNSHAVDSSELAFKLASIYAFRQCYAAAKPIILEPVMLVEMKVPTEFQGTVTGDINKRKGVIIGNDQEGDDSVITAHVPLNNMFGYSTSLRSMTQGKGEFTMEYKEHAPVSSDVQTQLVNTYKASKES; from the exons atgGCTCGGTCAGCTAGATCCTCTACGACGCGCCTACTCTACAATATCTGCTCCTCCACCAAAAGGACAACGCCGTTGAATCTTCAACACCCACCTCAATCCCCTATCGCCGCTTTATTGGCCGGAAACTTCCAGCTCCTCCACTACGCCGCCTCCAGCACTGCCACCGCCAGAGTGAGAGACGAGAAAGAGGCGGCATGGAGAGAGTCTCTTGAAAAAGTACGGAATATTGGAATTTCAGCTCATATTGACTCCGGTAAGACCACATTGACGGAGCGGGTACTGTTTTATACGGGTCGGATCCATGAGATCCATGAAGTTAGAGGTAAAGATGGAGTTGGTGCAAAGATGGATTCCATGGATTTAGaaagagaaaaagggattacTATTCAGTCTGCTGCTACTTACTGCACTTGGAAAGACTATCAG GTGAACATAATTGACACACCAGGTCATGTTGATTTCACGATTGAGGTGGAAAGAGCCTTGCGTGTTCTTGATGGAGCCATTCTTGTCCTTTGTAGTGTTGGTGGTGTCCAAAGTCAGTCTATCACTGTAGATAGGCAAATGAGAAGATATGAAGTCCCAAGACTTGCTTTTATTAATAAACTTGATCGGATGGGGGCAGACCCATGGAAAGTTCTTAACCAG GCAAGATCAAAACTTCGGCACCATAGCGCTGCTGTGCAAGTTCCAATTGGGTTGGAAGATGACTTCAAGGGTCTTATTGATCTTGTGCAGTTGAAAGCTTACTATTTCCATGGTTCCAGTGG TGAGAAGATTGTCACAGAAGATATTCCTGCTAATATGGAAGCAATTGCTTCTGAGAAGCGGCGAGAGCTAATTGAAGCAGTTTCTGAGGTTGATGATAAGCTTGCTGAAGCATTTCTGAATGATGAGCCTATATCATCTGCTGAGCTTGAG GCAGCCATAAGGAGAGCGACAATAGCACGGAAGTTTGTTCCTTTTTTTATGGGCAGTGCTTTCAAGAACAAG GGAGTTCAAACACTTCTTGATGGTGTTCTCAATTATTTGCCTTGTCCAGTTGAAGTTAGCAACTATGCTCTGGATCAAACAAAGAATGAAGAGAAG GTTACATTAACCGGAAGCCCCACTGGCCCTCTGGTTGCCTTGGCATTTAAATTAGAGGAAGGGCGTTTTGGTCAATTGACCTATTTAAG AATCTATGAAGGTGTCATCCGGAAGGGCGACTTTATAATCAACGTGAACACCGGGAAGAGGATTAAG GTTCCTCGTCTGGTCAGAATGCATTCAAATGAGATGGAG GATATCCAAGAGGCTCATGCTGGGCAGATAGTTGCTGTGTTTGGTGTAGATTGTGCTTCAG GGGATACTTTTACTGATGGATCAGTTAAATACACCATGACTTCTATGAATGTCCCTGAACCAGTGATGTCATTAGCTGTTTCACCGGTTTCTAAAGACTCTGGTGGTCAA TTCTCAAAAGCTTTAAATCGCTTTCAGAGGGAGGATCCTACATTCCGTGTGGGTTTAGATGCTGAGAGTGGTGAG ACAATCATATCTGGCATGGGGGAGCTGCATCTGGACATATATGTTGAGCGCATCCGAAGGGAATATAAG GTTGAAGCTCAGGTTGGAAAGCCTCGTGTAAACTTCAGGGAAACCATCACCAAGAGAGCAGATTTTGATTATCTACACAAGAAGCAAAGTGGTGGGCAAGGTCAATATGGTAGAGTAATTGG GTATGTTGAACCTCTCGAACAAGGGTCGAGCAGTAAGTTTGAATTTGACAACATGCTTGTTGGTCAAGCTATACCATCAAACTTCGTCCCTGCAATTGAAAAGGGTTTCAGGGAGGCTGCCAATTC GGGTTCTCTGATTGGTCATCCAGTTGAAAATATCCGTGTTGTTTTGACGGATGGTAACTCACATGCTGTTGATTCAAGTGAACTTGCGTTCAAATTAGCTTCCATTTATGCTTTTAGACAG TGTTATGCTGCAGCAAAGCCTATCATATTGGAACCTGTGATGCTGGTGGAAATGAAAGTGCCAACAGAATTTCAGGGCACTGTTACTGGGGATATAAATAA GAGGAAAGGTGTCATAATCGGCAATGACCAGGAAGGAGATGACTCTGTAATTACTGCCCAT GTCCCGCTCAACAACATGTTTGGGTACTCAACGTCCCTACGATCAATGACACAG GGAAAAGGTGAATTTACAATGGAATATAAAGAGCATGCACCTGTTTCAAGTGATGTGCAAACACAACTGGTTAACACATACAAGGCCAGCAAAGAGAGTTGA